From Desulfonatronum thioautotrophicum, the proteins below share one genomic window:
- a CDS encoding ABC transporter ATP-binding protein produces MILSTHSPASPTASPLLEIRNASVFRGRAQALENLHLTIDHGQHTVILGPNGAGKTTLLKLLARELYPVAEPDLLLRLFGREQWDIWTLRSRLGIVSQDLQIGYPGKADGLEVVLSGLRSTIGTYAYQQFSQAEQNQALRILTGIAGADLADKPFQSLSTGQQRRLLLARALVHEPEALLLDEPTSGLDIAACFQYLATVRDLMRQGKTIILVTHHIHEIPPEICRVVLLRGGKIMADGPKQAVLTEKALTDLFAVPLRLLESGGFFQVVPA; encoded by the coding sequence CCTGCATCCCCTACAGCGTCCCCCCTCCTGGAAATTCGCAACGCCTCTGTCTTCAGGGGACGAGCCCAGGCACTGGAGAATCTCCACCTGACCATTGATCATGGCCAGCATACCGTCATTCTCGGACCGAATGGGGCCGGAAAAACCACGCTGCTCAAGCTTTTGGCCCGGGAACTCTACCCGGTCGCCGAACCGGACCTGCTGCTGCGCCTCTTCGGGCGGGAACAGTGGGATATCTGGACGTTGCGCTCCAGGCTGGGCATTGTCTCCCAGGATCTGCAAATCGGCTATCCTGGGAAGGCCGACGGCCTGGAGGTGGTCCTTTCCGGGCTGAGGTCAACCATCGGCACCTACGCATACCAGCAGTTCAGTCAGGCTGAGCAGAATCAGGCTCTGCGCATCCTCACAGGCATCGCCGGAGCGGACCTGGCTGACAAGCCCTTTCAATCCCTGTCCACCGGGCAGCAGCGCCGGCTGCTACTGGCTCGCGCCCTGGTCCATGAACCAGAAGCCCTTTTGCTGGATGAACCCACCTCGGGTTTGGATATCGCCGCCTGTTTCCAATACCTGGCCACGGTCCGGGACCTGATGCGCCAGGGCAAGACCATCATCCTGGTCACCCACCATATCCACGAAATCCCTCCGGAAATCTGTCGTGTGGTTCTGCTTCGCGGGGGAAAGATCATGGCCGACGGCCCCAAGCAGGCGGTTCTGACCGAAAAGGCCCTGACCGACTTGTTCGCCGTCCCGTTGCGCCTGCTGGAATCCGGAGGCTTTTTCCAGGTCGTT